From a region of the Solanum stenotomum isolate F172 chromosome 2, ASM1918654v1, whole genome shotgun sequence genome:
- the LOC125855477 gene encoding uncharacterized protein LOC125855477 — MVLFSPNQEVSTNPSKRCKFFSTTLKDAFANCHIFKERHSSTQSLEEEDVIDDYDDEEEVFVSIVISKYMESKCRKKADITSEKFNWTLSTTAGDLFISEKLMQQKEDSADEEDKEEMEDFLSVGTRLSRCSSAISYEAFATAKTTFSRSSSLNMIEFQDIPRRSVIKEFSHCEGWPFGLSRKLLLLPPLPKSPADSWSWRKSARMINIH; from the exons ATGGTGTTGTTCTCTCCTAACCAAGAAGTATCAACCAATCCTTCTAAGAGATGCAAATTCTTCTCTACAACTCTCAAGGATGCATTTGCTAATTGCCACATTTTTAAGGAAAGACATTCTAGTACTCAAAGTTTAGAGGAAGAGGATGTCATagatgattatgatgatgaagaGGAA GTGTTTGTGTCAATAGTGATAAGTAAATACATGGAGTCGAAATGCAGGAAAAAAGCAGATATCACAAGTGAAAAGTTCAACTGGACATTATCTACAACAGCAGGGGATTTATTCATATCTGAAAAGCTAATGCAACAAAAAGAGGACAGTGCAGACGAAGAAGATAAGGAAGAGATGGAGGATTTCTTATCTGTTGGGACTCGTCTTTCCAGGTGCTCGAGTGCTATCAGCTACGAGGCATTTGCTACAGCTAAGACAACGTTTTCCAGGTCTTCAAGCTTGAACATGATTGAGTTTCAAGATATTCCGAGACGTTCTGTTATCAAGGAATTCTCTCACTGTGAAGGATGGCCATTTGGTTTAAGCCGTAAATTGTTGTTGCTTCCTCCTTTGCCAAAATCTCCAGCTGATTCTTGGTCATGGAGAAAGAGTGCTAGAATGATCAATATACACTAA